A single genomic interval of uncultured Sphaerochaeta sp. harbors:
- a CDS encoding solute carrier family 23 protein yields MANQPSNAMKYGPADKPPMGQWIPLSVQHVFAMFGATILVPILTGLSPSTALFTAGTGTLIYILITGAKVPAFLGSSFAFIPALVAISSAYGVPYAMGGAVVSGLFYMLVAYIIKRSGHNWLNKALPPVVIGSVIVVIGLNLAPTAMGMAMYDGSGEYSLYFLLIATVTLSLTIIANIFGKGFFSIIPILIGLFGGYFFALAIGLIFPQYALIDFAAVKEAAWFGLPSFTLPKFNIVAAITFIMVSLATICEHLGDTLTISKVVGQDFYKDPGLHRTIAGDGIATLWASLWGGPPNTTYGENIGVLALTRVYSVYVTGGAAVVAIFLSFFPKFGALIQTIPNPVLGGISMLLFGTIASSGLRTLVDAGVNYEDKRNLTISSVILVIGIGGGMLSFAMGENLEFTLAGVALATLIGILLNIFLPKEIA; encoded by the coding sequence ATGGCAAATCAACCATCCAACGCCATGAAGTATGGTCCGGCCGACAAGCCACCGATGGGACAATGGATTCCACTGAGTGTCCAGCATGTCTTCGCAATGTTCGGTGCGACCATTCTCGTCCCGATCCTTACCGGTCTCAGTCCGAGTACTGCACTCTTTACCGCAGGTACCGGTACACTTATCTACATCCTGATCACCGGAGCAAAGGTCCCAGCGTTCCTTGGTTCCTCGTTTGCATTCATCCCGGCCCTGGTTGCGATCAGCAGTGCCTATGGGGTTCCGTATGCAATGGGTGGAGCAGTGGTCTCCGGCCTCTTTTATATGTTGGTGGCTTACATCATCAAGAGAAGTGGACACAACTGGCTGAACAAGGCCCTCCCTCCAGTAGTCATCGGATCAGTCATCGTCGTCATTGGTTTGAACTTGGCACCTACTGCCATGGGTATGGCAATGTATGACGGAAGTGGTGAATACAGTCTCTATTTCTTGTTGATCGCGACCGTTACCCTCTCCTTGACCATTATTGCAAATATATTTGGCAAGGGGTTCTTCAGCATCATTCCAATTCTGATCGGGTTGTTTGGAGGTTACTTCTTTGCACTAGCCATCGGCCTTATTTTCCCCCAGTATGCCCTGATTGATTTTGCAGCAGTCAAGGAAGCTGCTTGGTTCGGTCTTCCCAGCTTCACCTTGCCAAAGTTCAATATTGTTGCAGCCATCACCTTTATCATGGTCTCCCTCGCAACCATATGTGAACACCTTGGCGATACACTTACAATCAGTAAGGTGGTGGGGCAGGATTTCTACAAGGATCCAGGTCTGCACAGGACCATTGCCGGTGATGGTATAGCAACGCTATGGGCATCCTTGTGGGGTGGTCCACCCAATACAACCTACGGTGAGAATATTGGGGTACTCGCACTCACTCGTGTGTACAGTGTGTATGTAACCGGTGGTGCAGCTGTCGTGGCAATTTTCCTATCGTTCTTCCCGAAGTTTGGCGCCTTGATCCAGACCATTCCCAACCCAGTACTTGGTGGTATCTCCATGTTGCTCTTCGGTACCATTGCTTCCAGTGGTCTTCGTACCTTGGTTGATGCCGGGGTAAACTATGAAGACAAGCGCAATCTGACGATCAGTAGTGTGATACTGGTAATCGGAATCGGTGGTGGCATGCTCTCTTTTGCCATGGGAGAGAACCTGGAGTTCACCCTGGCTGGAGTTGCACTGGCCACCCTCATCGGTATCCTGCTCAACATCTTCCTTCCAAAGGAAATTGCATAA
- a CDS encoding phosphoenolpyruvate carboxykinase (GTP), with translation MNVADLTHSGLKQWILDFAELTTPEEIVIADGSAAQYDELVAQQIAGGYCVPLNPEKKPGSIAYNSDPSDVARVENRTYIAAQNKEAAGPTNNWIDPVALKETMTGLYRGCMKGRTLYVIPFSMGPVGSPIAKIGVELTDSAYVVINMMIMTRVGEKVLEVLGTDGEYVPCYHSVGKPLADGESDNGQWPCAPIEQKYISHFPETREIWSYGSGYGGNALLGKKCLALRIASVLAHDEGWLAEHMLILKITSPEGKSKFVAGAFPSACGKTNLAMLVPTIPGWKVETVGDDIAWMKYGSDGQLYAINPEAGFFGVAPGTSNDSNYNAMVSASKNSIFTNCALTEDNDVWWEGIGYDAPGKLIDWLGNEWVQDKGNKEQKPAAHPNARFTAPAAQCPSIASEWEDPKGVPISAILFGGRRAHTVPLVHQSYDWNHGVFLGSIVGSEITAAALDLKVGTIRRDPFAMLPFCGYNMGDYFQHWINVGKAAQDESKLPKIFYVNWFRKTEDGKWLWPGFGENSRVLKWVFEACDGTAKSVDTPIGTMPTADAIDLPEGVSEEDMRELLSVDVDGWLREVEDVRTNHYPKFGDHLPKELSSFLDQLEAKLKAAK, from the coding sequence ATGAACGTCGCAGATCTTACGCATTCTGGGCTCAAGCAGTGGATTCTGGATTTTGCAGAACTCACGACCCCTGAAGAAATCGTCATTGCCGATGGTAGTGCCGCCCAGTACGACGAATTGGTTGCACAGCAGATTGCTGGTGGCTATTGCGTACCCCTGAATCCTGAGAAGAAGCCTGGTAGTATTGCTTACAACTCAGACCCTTCTGATGTTGCTCGCGTTGAGAACAGAACCTACATCGCAGCACAGAATAAGGAAGCAGCAGGGCCGACCAACAACTGGATTGACCCAGTTGCCTTGAAAGAGACCATGACAGGTCTTTACCGCGGTTGCATGAAGGGACGCACCCTCTATGTTATTCCTTTCTCAATGGGTCCTGTTGGCTCCCCGATTGCAAAGATTGGTGTTGAGCTTACTGACAGTGCCTATGTTGTCATCAATATGATGATCATGACCCGTGTTGGTGAAAAGGTCCTTGAGGTGCTCGGAACCGATGGTGAGTATGTACCTTGCTACCACTCTGTAGGCAAGCCGCTTGCTGATGGTGAGAGTGACAATGGCCAGTGGCCTTGTGCTCCCATTGAGCAGAAGTACATCTCCCACTTCCCAGAAACCCGCGAGATCTGGTCATATGGCTCAGGTTACGGCGGGAACGCACTGCTTGGCAAGAAGTGTCTTGCACTGCGCATTGCATCAGTCTTGGCCCATGACGAAGGTTGGCTTGCAGAGCATATGCTCATCCTCAAGATAACCAGTCCAGAGGGTAAGAGCAAGTTTGTCGCAGGTGCATTCCCCTCCGCATGTGGAAAGACCAACCTCGCAATGCTTGTTCCGACCATCCCAGGTTGGAAGGTCGAGACCGTTGGTGATGACATCGCTTGGATGAAGTATGGTTCCGATGGACAGCTGTATGCGATCAATCCAGAAGCTGGATTCTTCGGTGTTGCTCCAGGAACTTCCAATGATTCCAACTATAATGCAATGGTCAGTGCATCCAAGAACAGTATCTTCACAAACTGTGCCCTCACAGAGGACAACGATGTTTGGTGGGAAGGTATTGGCTACGATGCCCCTGGCAAGTTGATCGACTGGCTTGGCAATGAGTGGGTCCAGGACAAGGGAAACAAGGAGCAGAAGCCTGCTGCACATCCCAATGCCCGCTTCACCGCTCCTGCAGCCCAGTGCCCCAGTATTGCAAGTGAATGGGAAGATCCAAAGGGTGTGCCCATCAGTGCAATCCTCTTTGGTGGAAGAAGAGCTCATACCGTTCCTCTTGTTCACCAGAGCTACGACTGGAACCACGGTGTATTCCTCGGCTCCATCGTTGGGTCTGAGATCACCGCAGCAGCCCTCGACCTCAAGGTCGGTACCATCCGCCGTGATCCGTTTGCCATGCTTCCCTTCTGTGGATACAACATGGGAGATTACTTCCAGCACTGGATCAACGTTGGTAAGGCTGCACAGGACGAGAGCAAGCTTCCTAAAATCTTCTATGTCAACTGGTTCCGAAAGACCGAAGACGGCAAGTGGCTCTGGCCCGGTTTTGGTGAAAACAGCCGCGTCCTGAAGTGGGTCTTCGAGGCCTGTGACGGGACTGCAAAGTCTGTTGATACCCCGATCGGTACCATGCCTACAGCTGATGCAATCGACCTTCCTGAAGGCGTAAGCGAAGAAGATATGAGAGAGCTTCTCTCTGTCGATGTAGATGGTTGGCTTAGGGAAGTCGAAGACGTCCGTACCAATCACTACCCGAAGTTTGGTGATCATCTGCCAAAGGAACTTTCCTCTTTCCTCGACCAACTCGAGGCAAAATTGAAAGCTGCCAAGTAA
- a CDS encoding iron-containing alcohol dehydrogenase: protein MSVMSFSIPRTIYYGEGSLDKLAQLQGKRAAIVTGGSSMKRFGFLDQAESLLKKAGIDSILIDGVEPNPSVETVQRGAKAMLEFSPDWIVAIGGGSALDAAKVMWCFYEHPELAFEDIIQPGSMPSLRNKAKFIAIPSTSGTASEITAFSVITDTKKHIKYPIVAADMVPDIAILDPSLPMTMPKHITANTGMDVMCHAAEAVVSTAATAFTDPYAIQAIKMVLEHLPVAYHEPKNLEAREAMHEASALAGMAFTNASLGLVHSMAHKIGGEFGVTHGLANAILLPYVIAYNKKFTDKYAYAEKILGVADLAQAIKEMNQKMDIPSSFKDCSEVDFNEEKFKEVLQRMSQNAFEDPCTLTNPGTPTAADVQMLYEAAYYGTEVK from the coding sequence ATGAGCGTTATGAGTTTTTCCATTCCCAGAACCATCTACTATGGAGAAGGTTCCCTCGATAAACTTGCCCAGCTTCAGGGCAAGAGAGCAGCAATCGTGACAGGCGGCAGTTCAATGAAGCGTTTCGGCTTCTTGGATCAGGCTGAATCCCTCCTGAAAAAAGCAGGCATCGATTCCATCCTAATCGACGGCGTTGAACCCAACCCATCCGTGGAAACAGTTCAAAGGGGCGCAAAGGCAATGCTTGAATTCTCCCCTGATTGGATTGTAGCAATTGGTGGTGGATCAGCGCTTGATGCAGCAAAGGTCATGTGGTGCTTCTATGAACACCCAGAGCTTGCCTTCGAAGATATCATCCAGCCGGGAAGTATGCCCTCCCTCCGCAACAAGGCAAAATTCATTGCAATTCCCTCAACCAGTGGAACAGCAAGTGAGATCACTGCGTTCTCGGTTATCACCGATACAAAGAAGCACATCAAGTATCCCATCGTTGCTGCCGACATGGTCCCAGATATTGCAATTCTCGACCCATCATTGCCCATGACAATGCCGAAGCACATCACAGCCAATACCGGTATGGATGTCATGTGCCATGCAGCAGAGGCAGTAGTCTCTACCGCAGCAACCGCATTTACCGATCCTTATGCCATCCAGGCTATCAAGATGGTCCTGGAACATCTTCCTGTTGCTTACCACGAACCGAAGAACCTGGAAGCCAGAGAAGCAATGCATGAGGCATCAGCCTTGGCAGGAATGGCTTTCACCAATGCATCCCTTGGCTTGGTTCACTCTATGGCTCACAAGATTGGTGGGGAATTTGGGGTAACCCATGGATTGGCAAACGCCATTCTTCTCCCCTACGTAATTGCCTACAACAAGAAGTTCACCGACAAGTACGCATATGCAGAGAAGATACTCGGTGTTGCCGACCTTGCACAGGCCATCAAGGAGATGAACCAGAAGATGGATATCCCTTCCAGCTTCAAGGATTGCAGTGAGGTCGATTTCAACGAAGAGAAGTTCAAGGAAGTCTTGCAGAGAATGAGCCAAAATGCTTTTGAAGATCCCTGCACCTTGACCAACCCAGGTACTCCTACTGCCGCGGATGTACAGATGCTGTATGAAGCTGCCTATTATGGAACAGAAGTGAAATAA
- a CDS encoding WYL domain-containing protein has product MSQLERIVFINRSIEENGGVKTSLIEQEFSISRRQVLRDITYLREHLGAPITYDRSRNWYHYQTPFTLFSNSNERMLVLNAIVKSLAQSQGIMSDLTEMISEGIDSGVEKHYRSLSDKIIFITPVQDWPDYEIFNKICSAIKSEERMSMHYRNALGVRSHRHIEPLRLVNYSGRWYLLAFDMQHKQLRTFHLSRVEQLAQIRGDRMKIRFSEEEIDSFINSGYGIFMGNEVTCVIFRVYGWAIHTLNTQSWHPEQKQRLVIEEGREALEVILPVSNLQEILSTLLSYGPDARPIAPEEFVLRYKQSVEQMWEASKKL; this is encoded by the coding sequence ATGAGCCAGCTCGAACGAATCGTATTCATCAACCGCAGTATTGAGGAGAATGGGGGAGTGAAGACCTCTCTCATTGAACAAGAGTTCTCCATCTCACGAAGGCAAGTATTGAGGGACATCACCTATTTGCGTGAGCATCTTGGAGCTCCCATTACTTATGACCGTTCCAGGAACTGGTACCATTACCAGACTCCCTTTACCCTATTCTCCAACTCGAATGAGCGAATGTTGGTGCTCAATGCCATCGTGAAAAGTCTGGCGCAATCCCAAGGCATCATGTCTGACCTTACAGAGATGATCAGTGAAGGCATTGATAGCGGAGTTGAGAAACACTATCGCTCCCTGAGCGATAAGATAATCTTCATTACTCCAGTACAGGACTGGCCTGACTATGAGATTTTCAACAAGATCTGTTCAGCGATAAAGAGTGAAGAGCGAATGAGCATGCATTATCGCAATGCACTGGGGGTTCGCTCTCATAGGCATATCGAGCCCCTCAGGTTGGTGAACTATAGTGGAAGATGGTACTTGCTTGCCTTTGACATGCAGCACAAACAACTTAGGACTTTTCATCTCTCCAGAGTCGAACAGCTTGCCCAGATAAGGGGAGACCGTATGAAGATTAGGTTCTCTGAAGAAGAGATAGACTCCTTCATCAACTCAGGGTATGGGATATTTATGGGCAACGAGGTTACCTGCGTAATCTTCCGTGTGTATGGATGGGCCATTCATACCTTGAACACCCAGAGTTGGCATCCAGAGCAGAAGCAACGACTGGTAATTGAGGAGGGTAGAGAAGCACTAGAGGTCATCCTTCCTGTGTCCAACCTCCAGGAGATCCTCTCGACACTCCTCTCGTATGGTCCCGATGCTCGTCCTATAGCGCCCGAGGAGTTTGTTCTTCGCTACAAGCAGTCTGTTGAGCAAATGTGGGAAGCCTCAAAAAAACTGTAG
- a CDS encoding cyclic nucleotide-binding domain-containing protein has product MSDTHDDKHPVFEVQKGTIIYEQGSSCSTMFLLQSGTVGLYLNYHTPQQFQLFEISKPNSSLGEMGLFEQEPRNATAVALSDCQLVEISQESFPTFIASHPEATKQIILDLSQRFKMAIQEVRNSQQIILESLEALKEAQANKKDSLKERIRKISDYLLDIPEDVPPELYLSFNSRFHGTMF; this is encoded by the coding sequence ATGAGTGATACACACGATGACAAACACCCGGTATTCGAAGTTCAGAAGGGAACCATCATCTATGAACAGGGTTCGTCCTGTTCCACCATGTTTCTTCTGCAAAGTGGTACTGTCGGGTTGTACCTGAACTACCATACACCACAGCAATTTCAGCTCTTTGAGATATCCAAGCCCAATTCCAGCTTGGGAGAGATGGGACTATTTGAGCAGGAGCCACGCAATGCCACAGCTGTCGCTCTCAGTGATTGTCAGCTGGTCGAGATTTCCCAGGAGAGTTTCCCTACTTTTATTGCCTCACACCCTGAAGCCACAAAGCAGATCATTCTTGACCTGAGCCAGCGGTTCAAGATGGCGATCCAGGAAGTAAGAAACAGCCAGCAGATCATTTTGGAAAGTCTGGAAGCATTGAAAGAGGCACAGGCGAACAAGAAGGATAGCTTGAAGGAACGGATCCGGAAGATTTCCGATTACCTGCTTGATATTCCAGAGGACGTTCCTCCTGAGCTCTACCTAAGCTTCAATTCACGCTTTCACGGTACTATGTTCTAA